In Pseudomonas lutea, the genomic stretch AGGAGAGCCCCGTTTGAATATTGCCGGCGTCATTTTCGACTGCGACGGAACCCTGGTGGACAGCGAACGGCTGGCCGCCGGACTGCTGCGCGAGATTCTCGACAAACATCAGGTGTTGTTGAGCGTCGAGGAAGTGCTGCATCGCTTCCGTGGCGTGCAGTTTGCGCTGTGCATGGAAGGCCTGTGCCGCGAATACCCGTGGCTGCCCGCCGACGACATCGTCACCGAGTTCCGCACACGAACCCTGCCGCTGCTTCGCGAAAAGCTCGAAGAAATGCCCGGCGCCGTGGAATTCGTGCGCAACCTGGCATTGCCCAAGTGCGTGGCCTCCAACGGCCCGCGCAGCAAGATCGAAACCTGCCTGAGCACGGTGGGCTTGCTCGACGTCTTCCATGGCTTGATCGTCAGCGCCTACGAGGTGCAGGCCTGGAAGCCCTCGCCAGTACTCATCGAACACGCCGCCGAACTGCTGGGCCTGCCGACCGCCCAGTGTCTGCTGGTGGAGGACAGTGTCCCTGGCGTAGAAGCCGGGCTGAGTGCCGGCGCACAAGTGGCCGGGTACGGCGACACGGATTTTTCGGCGTTCAAGGACAACCGCAACTTCCATCGCGTCAGAGACTTCGGCGAATTGAACGATTTGGTACAGCGCATCAGTTAACCCGACCGCCATCCATCCGATCGGGCCTTGTTCATCACCTGTCAACTCGATACTGTACATAAAAACAGTATCGAGAAAATCCATGCAGCTGATCGACAAGCTGAGCATCCTCGCCGACGCGGCGAAGTACGACGCCTCGTGCGCCAGCAGCGCGGCGCCCAAACGCAGTTCAGAAGGCAAATCCGGGCTGGGCTCAAGCACCGGCATGGGCATTTGCCACAGTTACACGCCCGACGGACGCTGCGTGTCGCTACTGAAGATCCTGCTGACCAACTTCTGCCTCTACGACTGCCAGTACTGCGTCAACCGCCGCTCCAGCGACGTACCCCGCGCGCGCTTCAGTCCGGAAGAAGTAGTGACGCTGACCATGGATTTCTATCGCCGCAACTGCGTCAGCGGCCTGTTTCTCAGCTCCGGGATCATCCGCTCGGCGGATTACACCATGGAGCAGCTGATCCGCGTGGCCAAGCTGCTGCGCGAAGACCATGAATTCCGCGGTTATATCCACCTCAAGACCATCCCCGAAGCGGACCCCGCGCTAATCGAAGAAGCCGGCCGCTATGCAGACCGTCTGAGCGTCAACATCGAACTGCCCACTCAACTGGGCCTGCAGACCCTGGCGCCGGAAAAGGAGATGGGCTCGATCAAGCAGGCGATGCAAACGATCTATACCGGGCAGCAAACCGTGCTGAACGAGCCCAAGGCACCACGCTTCACCCCCGCAGGGCAAAGCACACAGATGATCGTCGGCGCTGACGAAACCGATGACAGCACCATTTTGCACACCGCCGAATCGCTGTACGGCGACTTTCGCCTCAAGCGCGTTTATTACTCAGCGTTCAGTCCGATTCCCAACAGCCCGAAAAGCGTGCCCCATGCCGCGCCGCCGTTGATGCGCGAGCACCGGCTATATCAGGCTGACTTCCTGCTGCGCAGCTATGGCTACAGCGCCAACGAACTGCTGCAAGGCCCTGGCCACCTGGCGCTGGACATCGATCCGAAACTGGCCTGGGCGCTGGAGCACCGGGATATCTTCCCGCTGGACCTCAACCGCGCAGAACCGTCGATGATCGCGCGCATTCCGGGCATCGGCATTCGCACCACCAAGCGCCTGGTGGAATTGCGTCGCCAGCGCCGCATTCGTTACGAAGACCTGACTCGACTGCGCTGCGTATTGGCCAAAGCCAAGCCGTTCATCATCACCAGCGACTACCACCCGCGACAAGCCGAGAGCTCAAGCATCGATCTTCGAGAGCAACTGCGCGACAAACCGCAGCCGCAGCAAATGGCGTTGTGGGGATGATCATTCTGGATTGCGCCGATGCGTTCGAGACGTGGCGGCAGCAGGCACGCTGGCTGCTGAGCCATCAGATCAATCCGGATCAGGTCAGTTGGAGCGTCCAGCAGGACGCCGACCTCTTCGCCAGTGACACCCATTACCCGGAAGAGCCTGGGCCTTTTCGCGCCCGTATTCCGCTGGAGCTGCTGGAGTTGCTGCAAAACGCAGCGCAATACTGCGGCGACCAGCGCTGGACGTTGCTGTATGAAGTGCTCTGGCGGGTCAGCCATGGCGATCGCACGGCGATGCTGGCGGGCGACAAACTGGGCAGCGAGCTGCATCGCCGGCTCAAGCAGGTCAGCCGTGAAGCCCACCATCTTCATGCCTTTCTGCGCTTTGTTGCCCTGCCGGTCATCGACAACGCAGAAGACCTTGCGGCCAAAGCCGCCCTACTGGAGATGACACGCCTGCCTGAATACGTCGCCTGGCACGAGCCGGCCCACGACATTCTGCGCACCGCCAGTGAGCACTTCATCGGCCGCATGGGCCGCCATCGCTGGATGATCGCGACCCCGAAAGACGGCGTGTTTTATGACGGTGAGCAGCTCTTCCATCAACCCGTGTGCCCCGAAGCCTGGCAATCGCTGGCGCGCAACGCGGATGATCCCCATGGCAATCTCTGGCTGACGTACTACAGCCATATCTTTAACCCGGCGCGGCTCAATCCCAAGGTCATGCAAGGCCACCTGCCCGCCCGGTTCTGGAAAAACCTGCCGGAGGGACCGCTGATTCCCGCCCTGATCAGCGAAGCGCGCACAGGCGGACAGCGCGACGGGCAGGCACGGGAAATCAGTGGACGACGCGGCAAGGTGATTCGTGGCAAGCCATCGGCCTGATCGGCCGCGCAACCACCGCGGCCTGAGGCTATACCCTTAACTTTACTGATCCAGGCTGTCGACAGGCCCATACTCGCGGTGCACGGCGGTCTGCATCCCGGCCGTACTGGACGGGGTGCCAAGAGCGGTGCCAAAGAAGCGCACGGCTTCTGTGCTCAGGTCCCGGTGAATGTCTTCGCGGTTAACCCCGATCGCATCGGTGCACAGGCCAGGCTGAGTGGCCCGCTGCTCATCATCACAGGGCGCCATGAACACAAAATGCCCTGCGCCGGCAAACAGTTTGAAATCCGAGACGTCAGGCAGCTTGCGCGCAAGGGCTTCGGCGTTCTTGTCGATGGCCAGCAACTCATCGCCATCTCCGCTGTACAGCAGCACCGGCACATGAACCTCGGCCAGCGTCTGACGGCCAAACATCAGCCCCAGCGGCGCCATCAACATCAGCGCGCCCACACGCGGGTCAGCCTGAGCGTGCAAATCTTCGCGGTCCGCCACCAATTCGCCCTGGGTTTTGCAAGCGTCATGGTCCTGCGGGCGCTGGGTGCAGTAGCGGCGCAGACGCTGCAAATCCGGTTGAGCGCCGGCAAGGATCAAGGCGGTCTCGCCGCCAGCGGAGTAGCCAATGACACCGACCCGCCGCGCGCTGATATAGGGCGACAACATGGGGTCGATCAACGCGGCGCTGATGGCTTCGGAGATCTGCAGCGGGCGCCCGTACAGATTGCTCAGGCTGCCGAGGCGGCTGTGGTCCATGTAGTTATCGCCCGGATGAAACACCGCCACCACCACAAAGCCCTTGCGCGCGAGCGACGTTGCCAGGTCATGTTGCGCCAGCGGCGTGCCGGTATTGCCATGGGACAACATCAGCAGCGGAAACCGACCCATGGCGATGGTGGCGTCTTGCGTCGCCTCGATGGGATAGCCCTGGACGCGGGTGATGTGCTCCTCGTCGGTGGAAGGGTAAAAGGCGTAGGCGTGCATCGGCTGCGAATCCAGCGGATCGAGGAAGGTCAGCTCGTGAAAGCCAACGCTCCAGGTTTGCAGCTCGCTGGCCTGCACCGAAAGCAGGCTGCCCAGCAGGCTGATCATCATCACTGCACAAAGACGCATCATTGCAATGCCCCTCACCTTATCAATCCCTGGCTGCCGATTCAGACGCTCGTGGTCTGAAGCCCCGTAAACACGGAGTCTGTGGCTATCTGACCCTTGGGGTTGGATAACATTCCGAAACGTTTGATGTTCGACAGTGCACAAGGCGGGCCAAGCTCTAAAGAAGGAAGACATCGGCCGCCGTTGCAGGCAGAACGGGCCAAGTGGGCCGGCATTCTACGGTGCTTGTCTGCAGATTACGCGCAAAGAGGGTGTAAAGGCTGTCGCCCGGCTGAACGCTCAGTCCCAAAACGGCAAAAGCCCTGTCACCGGTCGGCCAACAGGCCGGGTGAACAGGGCTTCAGGGAAGCGTTAGAGCAGCGATGCGCCCGCGTACAGCAACGGGCGCGACGGCTCAGGCAAACAACGTTTCGCTGATGTGTTTCTGCGCGGCGGTCATGGCCGCAGCGCGCGGCTCGTCGCCGTACGCCAGGCCATGGGCGAACACAAACTGCAGATCGGTGACGCCGATGAACCCGAACAGCACCTTCAACAAGTCTTCGTGACCAACGCTGCTAGGCTGCCCCTGGTGCAGGCCGCCGGCCGTCGACACGATGATCACCTTCTTGCCCTTGCACAGACCTTCCGGCCCGGCTTCAGTGTAGCG encodes the following:
- a CDS encoding HAD family hydrolase; amino-acid sequence: MNIAGVIFDCDGTLVDSERLAAGLLREILDKHQVLLSVEEVLHRFRGVQFALCMEGLCREYPWLPADDIVTEFRTRTLPLLREKLEEMPGAVEFVRNLALPKCVASNGPRSKIETCLSTVGLLDVFHGLIVSAYEVQAWKPSPVLIEHAAELLGLPTAQCLLVEDSVPGVEAGLSAGAQVAGYGDTDFSAFKDNRNFHRVRDFGELNDLVQRIS
- a CDS encoding putative DNA modification/repair radical SAM protein, which translates into the protein MQLIDKLSILADAAKYDASCASSAAPKRSSEGKSGLGSSTGMGICHSYTPDGRCVSLLKILLTNFCLYDCQYCVNRRSSDVPRARFSPEEVVTLTMDFYRRNCVSGLFLSSGIIRSADYTMEQLIRVAKLLREDHEFRGYIHLKTIPEADPALIEEAGRYADRLSVNIELPTQLGLQTLAPEKEMGSIKQAMQTIYTGQQTVLNEPKAPRFTPAGQSTQMIVGADETDDSTILHTAESLYGDFRLKRVYYSAFSPIPNSPKSVPHAAPPLMREHRLYQADFLLRSYGYSANELLQGPGHLALDIDPKLAWALEHRDIFPLDLNRAEPSMIARIPGIGIRTTKRLVELRRQRRIRYEDLTRLRCVLAKAKPFIITSDYHPRQAESSSIDLREQLRDKPQPQQMALWG
- a CDS encoding TIGR03915 family putative DNA repair protein — protein: MIILDCADAFETWRQQARWLLSHQINPDQVSWSVQQDADLFASDTHYPEEPGPFRARIPLELLELLQNAAQYCGDQRWTLLYEVLWRVSHGDRTAMLAGDKLGSELHRRLKQVSREAHHLHAFLRFVALPVIDNAEDLAAKAALLEMTRLPEYVAWHEPAHDILRTASEHFIGRMGRHRWMIATPKDGVFYDGEQLFHQPVCPEAWQSLARNADDPHGNLWLTYYSHIFNPARLNPKVMQGHLPARFWKNLPEGPLIPALISEARTGGQRDGQAREISGRRGKVIRGKPSA
- a CDS encoding alpha/beta hydrolase family protein codes for the protein MMRLCAVMMISLLGSLLSVQASELQTWSVGFHELTFLDPLDSQPMHAYAFYPSTDEEHITRVQGYPIEATQDATIAMGRFPLLMLSHGNTGTPLAQHDLATSLARKGFVVVAVFHPGDNYMDHSRLGSLSNLYGRPLQISEAISAALIDPMLSPYISARRVGVIGYSAGGETALILAGAQPDLQRLRRYCTQRPQDHDACKTQGELVADREDLHAQADPRVGALMLMAPLGLMFGRQTLAEVHVPVLLYSGDGDELLAIDKNAEALARKLPDVSDFKLFAGAGHFVFMAPCDDEQRATQPGLCTDAIGVNREDIHRDLSTEAVRFFGTALGTPSSTAGMQTAVHREYGPVDSLDQ